A single genomic interval of Nitrospinaceae bacterium harbors:
- a CDS encoding ABC transporter substrate-binding protein, with amino-acid sequence MVETIGVCHSAQGAANAIMALGVAAGVFAEEGLDVIMEEVPRTGDAVKRLLAGTTEFVVVGAVPILSAAYEGHHPVIVMSIEAENVFGIIGARSIGSSEDLRDKTIAISGRGEQDDIMIRRALSEWRIDPNRGVTFMEYASRGGCWQAIVSGEAAAMCATIPQPILARAIGLPVLKDFAQLHEPLQAGCVTTTRAYIDARPDIVRRFLTGQLRAVRLFQKDFEAALPHLIARSKLDDVAVLRETHRLFAHAAENYVPNPAASSTVLRNLSEARGEPIDVDLEKIIDPTFAMALEGRAPYVCMAN; translated from the coding sequence ATGGTTGAAACCATAGGCGTTTGTCACTCGGCGCAGGGGGCGGCCAATGCAATCATGGCGCTCGGCGTCGCAGCCGGGGTCTTCGCCGAGGAAGGACTCGACGTCATCATGGAAGAGGTTCCCCGCACGGGAGATGCGGTGAAAAGGCTCTTGGCGGGCACAACGGAATTTGTGGTTGTCGGTGCGGTGCCGATTTTAAGTGCAGCATATGAGGGCCATCATCCGGTCATTGTCATGAGTATCGAGGCCGAGAACGTGTTCGGTATCATAGGGGCACGATCTATCGGCTCCTCTGAAGACTTGAGGGACAAGACCATCGCCATCAGCGGCCGGGGGGAACAGGACGACATCATGATCCGCCGCGCGCTTTCCGAATGGAGGATCGATCCGAACAGGGGTGTGACCTTCATGGAATACGCCAGCCGGGGCGGATGCTGGCAGGCAATCGTCTCAGGCGAGGCCGCGGCGATGTGTGCGACCATTCCCCAGCCAATCCTTGCACGAGCTATCGGCCTGCCGGTGCTCAAGGACTTTGCCCAATTGCACGAGCCTCTTCAGGCGGGCTGCGTAACGACAACTCGTGCCTACATTGACGCTAGGCCCGACATCGTGCGCCGCTTTCTCACCGGCCAACTTCGTGCAGTTCGGTTGTTCCAGAAAGATTTTGAGGCGGCTCTGCCGCATTTGATTGCTCGCAGCAAACTCGATGATGTCGCGGTCTTGCGCGAAACACATCGATTATTCGCACACGCTGCGGAGAACTACGTTCCCAACCCGGCAGCCTCGTCTACTGTCCTGCGTAACCTATCGGAAGCCCGTGGCGAGCCCATCGATGTCGATCTCGAAAAGATCATCGACCCCACATTCGCCATGGCATTGGAGGGTCGCGCGCCTTACGTGTGCATGGCGAATTAG